The following coding sequences are from one Tachysurus vachellii isolate PV-2020 chromosome 7, HZAU_Pvac_v1, whole genome shotgun sequence window:
- the LOC132848046 gene encoding C-C motif chemokine 4 homolog, whose amino-acid sequence MIPRCILLVLLVLVCLQSSATAESESGPSQCCFRFQTHRIQVRLISVYHRTEHQCPKPGVIFTLKTGRHLCADPEVKWVKNNMNKIDKPKASA is encoded by the exons ATGATCCCTCGTTGTATCCTGCTGGTTCTGCTGGTTCTTGTCTGCCTTCAGTCCTCCGCAACAGCCGAAA gTGAAAGCGGACCATCTCAGTGCTGTTTCAGGTTTCAGACACATCGAATCCAAGTGAGACTCATTTCAGTGTATCACAGAACAGAGCATCAGTGTCCAAAACCTGGAGTCAT CTTTACCCTAAAGACCGGCCGTCATTTGTGTGCAGACCCCGAAGTCAAGTGGGTGAAGAACAACATGAACAAAATTGACAAACCTAAAGCAAGTGCTTAA
- the LOC132848047 gene encoding C-C motif chemokine 3-like has protein sequence MFTRCLLLVLLALFSFQFSTADSSKGPTQCCFRFQTQPIPAKLSVAYAVTELQCTKPGVIFTLNDGRQVCADPQHEWVKNLMKKIEQHLNKPTGNV, from the exons atgTTCACTCGTTGTCTCCTACTGGTTCTTCTGGCTCTCTTCAGCTTTCAGTTCTCAACAGCTGATA GCTCAAAAGGACCAACTCAGTGCTGTTTCAGATTTCAGACACAGCCAATTCCTGCAAAACTCTCTGTAGCGTATGCAGTGACAGAGCTTCAGTGTACAAAACCTGGAGTCAT CTTTACCCTGAATGATGGTCGTCAGGTGTGTGCAGATCCCCAACATGAGTGGGTGAAGAATCTCATGAAAAAAATTGAACAGCACCTGAACAAACCTACAGGGAATGTTTAA